A genomic window from Populus alba chromosome 19, ASM523922v2, whole genome shotgun sequence includes:
- the LOC118027744 gene encoding uncharacterized protein: MATSLAPVSISSGGSQLKARPLWSTKSISLAKSPGLAVGRKSNPVGTSPKLAVRAQHNDGSSGGGGDFIAGFLLGGAVFGTVAYIFAPQIRRSLLNEDEYGFRKAKRPIYYDEGLEKTRKTLNAKISQLNSAIDKVSSRLRGGNNSPPVPVEADPEMEATM; this comes from the exons ATGGCTACTTCTCTTGCTCCAGTTTCAATCTCATCAG GTGGATCTCAACTTAAGGCACGTCCCCTTTGGTCGACAAAATCCATTTCACTTGCCAAATCTCCAGGACTGGCAGTTGGAAGGAAATCAAACCCAGTGGGAACCAGCCCCAAGTTGGCAGTTCGTGCCCAACACAA TGATGGTAGCAGCGGCGGCGGCGGTGATTTTATTGCTGGTTTTCTTTTAGGAGGTGCTGTATTTGGAACTGTGGCATATATTTTTGCTCCTCAG ataagaagatCCCTGCTAAATGAAGATGAATATGGATTTCGGAAGGCCAAGCGGCCAATATACTATGATGAAGGTTTAGAG AAGACCAGGAAGACCTTGAATGCAAAAATCAGCCAATTGAATTCTGCTATTGACAAGGTATCTTCTCGTCTGAGAGGTGGCAATAATTCTCCTCCTGTGCCTGTTGAAGCTGATCCTGAGATGGAAGCTACAATGTGA
- the LOC118027743 gene encoding 8-hydroxygeraniol oxidoreductase has protein sequence MSTSRSSQIITCKAAVIWGSGEPLKVEEIQIEPPKSTEVRVRMLYASVCHTDVLRARRKGDPVPLFPRVLGHEGVGMVESFGDEVNGLEEGDYVIPTMLAECEACENCTSANTNLCLTYPLSRSGLMLDGTSRMSIKGQKLYHMFTCSTWSEYMVIDFNYVNKIDPSIPLPHASVLSCGFSTGFGAAWKEAQVKMGSSVAVLGLGAVGLGVTEGARMLGAAKIIGVDKNNMKKDKGLAFGMTDFMNPDECSDKSISQMIKDLTGGVGVDYCFECVGSESLINQAIQATKEGKGKTIVIGGGISSVKIDYFPLLSGRTLKGSIFGGLKVKSDLPILMEKCKNKEFDLDELLTHEVTLQDIEKTFELLKQPDCVKVLIKI, from the exons ATGTCGACGAGCCGCAGCTCACAGATTATAACATGTAAAG CGGCAGTAATATGGGGAAGTGGGGAGCCATTGAAGGTTGAAGAGATACAAATAGAACCACCAAAATCAACTGAAGTTCGAGTGAGGATGCTATATGCAAGCGTGTGTCACACTGATGTCTTACGTGCCAGACGCAAAGGAGATCCTGTG CCACTTTTTCCTCGAGTCCTGGGCCACGAAGGCGTTGG AATGGTGGAGAGCTTTGGGGATGAAGTCAATGGTCTTGAAGAGGGAGATTATGTGATACCGACAATGTTAGCAGAGTGCGAAGCCTGCGAGAATTGTACATCAGCGAACACCAATTTATGCCTGACATACCCTTTAAGCCGTAGTGGTCTAATGTTAGATGGCACTTCAAGAATGTCCATCAAAGGGCAGAAGTTGTATCACATGTTTACTTGCTCCACTTGGTCCGAATACATGGTTATTGATTTCAATTATGTAAACAAGATCGATCCAAGCATACCTCTGCCTCATGCCAGTGTTCTATCATGTGGATTTTCAACCGGATTTGGAGCAGCTTGGAAGGAAGCTCAGGTTAAAATGGGATCATCTGTGGCTGTTTTAGGCCTTGGTGCTGTTGGACTCGGG GTCACAGAAGGAGCTCGAATGCTAGGGGCAGCTAAGATAATCGGCGTTGATAAGAACAACATGAAAAAAGACAAGGGGCTAGCTTTTGGAATGACCGATTTCATGAACCCTGATGAGTGTTCGGATAAATCTATTTCACAAATGATAAAAGACCTGACTGGTGGAGTGGGAGTGGATTATTGCTTTGAGTGCGTTGGTTCCGAGTCCTTGATTAATCAAGCCATCCAAGCCACAAAAGAG ggaaaaggaaaaacaattgttatAGGCGGAGGAATCAGCAGCGTAAAGATCGATTACTTTCCTCTTTTGAGTGGAAGAACCCTAAAGGGGTCCATTTTTGGAGGGCTCAAAGTAAAATCTGACCTTCCCATCCTCATGGAGAAATGCAAAAATAAG GAATTCGATCTTGATGAACTCTTGACTCATGAAGTTACATTACAAGATATCGAGAAAACATTTGAGCTGTTAAAGCAACCAGATTGCGTGAAGGTGCTCATCAAGATTTGA
- the LOC118027745 gene encoding 8-hydroxygeraniol oxidoreductase gives MSTSRSSQIITCKAAVIWGSGEPLKVEEIQIEPPKSTEVRVRMLYASVCHTDILLAKRKGVPLFPRVLGHEGVGMVESFGDEVNGLEEGDYVIPTMLAECEACENCTSANTNLCLTYPLSRSGLMLDGTSRMSIKGQKLYHMFTCSTWSEYMVIDYNYVNKIDPSIPLPHASVLSCGFSTGFGAAWKEAQIKMGSTVAVLGLGAVGLGVTEGARMLGAAKIIGVDKNSKKKDKGLAFGMTDFMNPDECSDKSISQMIKDLTGGVGVDYCFECVGSESLINQAIQATKEGKGKTILIGGGINSVKIDYLPLFCGRTLKGSIFGGLKVKSDLPILFQKCKNKEFDLDELLTHEVTLQDIEKAFELLKQPDCVKVLIKI, from the exons ATGTCAACGAGCCGCAGCTCACAGATTATAACATGTAAAG CGGCTGTAATATGGGGAAGTGGGGAGCCATTGAAGGTTGAAGAGATACAAATAGAACCGCCAAAATCGACTGAAGTTCGAGTGAGGATGCTATATGCAAGCGTGTGTCACACTGATATCTTACTTGCCAAACGCAAAGGAGTT CCACTTTTTCCTCGAGTCCTGGGCCACGAAGGCGTTGG AATGGTGGAGAGCTTTGGGGATGAAGTCAATGGTCTTGAAGAAGGAGATTATGTGATACCGACAATGTTAGCAGAGTGTGAAGCCTGCGAGAATTGTACATCAGCGAACACCAATTTATGCCTGACATACCCTTTAAGCCGTAGTGGTCTCATGTTAGATGGCACTTCAAGAATGTCCATCAAAGGGCAGAAGCTGTATCACATGTTTACTTGCTCCACTTGGTCCGAATACATGGTTATTGATTACAATTATGTAAACAAGATCGATCCAAGCATACCTCTGCCCCATGCCAGTGTTCTATCATGTGGATTTTCAACTGGATTTGGAGCAGCTTGGAAGGAAGCTCAGATTAAAATGGGATCAACTGTGGCTGTTTTAGGCCTTGGTGCTGTTGGACTCGGG GTCACAGAAGGAGCTCGAATGCTAGGGGCAGCTAAGATAATCGGCGTTGATAAGAACAGCAAGAAAAAAGACAAGGGGCTAGCTTTTGGAATGACCGATTTCATGAACCCTGATGAGTGTTCGGATAAATCTATTTCACAAATGATAAAAGACCTGACTGGTGGAGTGGGAGTGGATTATTGCTTTGAGTGCGTTGGTTCCGAGTCCTTAATTAATCAAGCCATCCAAGCCACAAAAgag ggaaaaggaaaaacaattctTATAGGCGGAGGAATCAACAGCGTAAAGATCGATTACTTGCCTCTTTTTTGTGGAAGAACCCTAAAGGGGTCCATTTTCGGAGGGCTCAAAGTAAAATCCGACCTTCCCATCCTCTTTCAGAAATGCAAAAATAAG GAATTCGATCTTGATGAACTCTTGACTCATGAAGTTACATTACAAGATATCGAGAAAGCATTTGAGCTGTTAAAGCAACCAGATTGCGTGAAGGTGCTCATCAAGATTTGA
- the LOC118027752 gene encoding uncharacterized protein — translation MEGNENTTQKDYYKILEVDYDATDEKIRLNYRRLALKWHPDKHKGDNAVTTKFQEINEAYNVLRDPDKRFDYDLTGIYEIDKYTLREYLTRFKGMILTCNGLGIGNASIWTQQLTEIKEFADK, via the exons ATGGAAGGCAATGAAAACACCACTCAAAAG GATTACTACAAAATTTTGGAGGTTGATTATGATGCAACAGATGAGAAGATAAGATTAAATTACCGAAGGCTTGCATTG AAGTGGCATCCTGATAAGCACAAGGGGGATAATGCAGTTACTACCAAATTTCAAGAGATTAACGAAGCTTACAATG TATTGAGGGATCCAGATAAACGCTTCGATTATGACTTAACTGGAATATATGAGATTGATAAGTATACTTTGCGG GAATATCTGACCAGATTTAAAGGAATGATACTTACGTGCAATGGTCTTGGTATTGGTAATGCATCAATATG GACCCAGCAACTGACTGAAATCAAAGAGTTTGCAGATAAATAA